The sequence cctttcgaaacacttcatagtgatggatgtcagagccaccggccgatagtcattaaggcatgctgcttggttttccttaggtatcgggatgattgtcgtcgtcttgaagcagttaggtacctcagattgttgtaaagagaggttgaagatgtctgtgaatacccccgccagctgatccgcgcaggatctgagtgcttgtccgggtaccccgtccgggtaccccatccaggctagtcgctttccatgggttgaccttcgacaaagctgctctgacatctgcgatggtgaccccagatacagtttttccagggtggagggcatgctctcgctgacctcttgctcaaaacgggcgtagaacgcattgagctcatcagggaggggcaaGCGTTGGAGctagcgattttacatgccttcatcttgtagcctgttacgtcttgcagaccttgccattgtcAGCGGGTGTCGGTGTGACTAGCCTCgggctctagcttggtccggtcttttggcatctttaatggatctccttagatcgtatctggctttcttgtatatgtcagtgtcgcctgacttgaactcctcagacctggacttcagcaagcaatggatatccctgttcatccatggtttccggttggggaacacacggatttttCTTTTGCACAGTCTTCTgcgcacttactaatgaagtcagttactgagtCACTTAAGTCAGTTAATTGGGATGAAGTCAGTTAATTGAgaagaagagtcatccagattcaaaacgttagctctgttctctctccacagatgctgtcagagctgattTAAACAATTAAGCCTGATTTTTTTGTACTCATCTAGCTTCAGCAAACATACAGGAACTTTGGATGTAATTAACAGTTGAATCTGTGGCCTCCCAATACTCAGAGCACTGGTGTCAATTGTAGCAATCCCAATCATCAAACAGACTGAGATCAGTTAATTCAGAAAATCTTACTCAGCCGTGTTTGGAGACATTAGGATTGGACTCAACAAGGTTCTGTTAGGGAGTGTGACTACTCAAGAGTGACTAGCATCCATGTAACTACACACTCCAGTGAGGAGTCAAAGCCTTCACAAGAGGAGTGGAGAAAATTAGGACATCCGGTTGAGTTCTTTGACAGCCCTggtcagtatggccccttccatcATTCAATTTTCCTGTTCAGGTTCTCAGTTTATATCTTTTGTCACTGGCCCAGTTTTCCATTCTGGTAGTGGAGTTTTGCTGTGTAGCTTTCAATAAAACGTGGTAGGAATTATTCTAATGATACACCAGAGGTTTACTGTATCACTTCTAATGATGCTGCTGTTCTCTGGATAAACGTGATATCTAATATCTATGTATTGCATTTACTGTTTGAATTGAAACAGATTAGAGAAATAGTCAAGTACATAATCGGGTTCAAATGATCTTATTATTTTGACTTGACTTCACCTGAAACCGTGAATGTGTTATTGTATTCTATTGCTTCCTAGTACTGATGAGGACAGAAATTTCCAAAATCAGCTTGGCATAAGTACAATTTGAGAGCAAAGTTGTACTGTTCTGTTTGTTTTGTAAAACCTTGTGTAATTGTTTTATGCTGGTTTTACTCCCAAATTTCACTCTGTCACCTTCCCAAGTGAAACCCCACTTGACTCATTAATATAgctttctccacccccccccccccccaccatgcatAGGACCAGGAAATGCAAGTTTCCTGCCCTGAGTGGATGTAAATTTAGACTAAATATTTAAAATGCACAGAATCCAAAGTCGCTAATTTCGAAATTTTTTACTAGTTTCCTTTCCTCCTCTTACTGAGGTTTGCACTAAATTAACAACAGCTTCCATAGTTGCATTCTtaatcatgctgtgcttaatatTCATAAATGATTGTTTGGTGGCTTCGAATTTTAGTTTCCATAACTTCAATAAGAAGCATATGCATGCTGCAATTCGTAATTGTTTACGTGGATTTATACCAGTTAATATAGTTCTCAGGAAATGTGGACCAATGTTCCTGCCATCAAGATTTGGTGTGGAAAACTAAATTTTTGCATAATTTCTGTCTGTGTGATACAGAAATTTCCAAATGTGTGTGTCATTCCTCGGCATTCACCTTCAGTCAAGTACAAGCATGTTCAGTACAAATATTCCAGCAATATCGAACGTGGGTAGATCTGTTCTGCATTCGTGTGAAGTATGTTTTCAATATACTGTGCCGTGTTTATTGTTGCCTTCATTGTCTGTGACTCAGATTTCTATTTCTGAAACTATTCTATTCACATTTCAACATATTGGTAGATTTTATTATCTTTACATTTTGGTCAATTTTAAGATGGTAATCTAATCTTGGTGTTCATATTACAAACATGAGCCACTTCAACTTTAATTTCAAATTTTCTGAATTCCATGATTGGATTAATATGTTGTAATTCATTTTGAGTTGCTCATTATTTTTTATTGTGCCCCTTTGCATTGTATATCCACTTTTAAGGTGCACAACAGCTTGGTTTCTGTTCAAATTTCCTGATATTGGCAGAAAAATGTttaatttctttttattgaattttcCTGTCCTCAAATTTTATCTCCTTTATCAATCTCCTTCACTTGTTGCTTTTATTTCTTGCGCATCTGTCCTCATCAAGCTGAAGGATGGTGCTACTGGTCTCTTTGAACCGAGAGACAGCCTCAAGTACTCCTAGGTCAGGTATGGATTGGGTCCATTAGAAGGCAGGATATCCCTTCTAATTACCACCTTCTTGAGAAGAACAtgccctgctgccccccccccccccccccccaaccaaactcCCCACTAAACCAGTGTGAATCTTGTCCTTTGACATATCGTGTCATATTTTTGAATTTGAAGCCATTTTGTATTCCTGATTCTGACCCACTGATGATTAAATGACTAAAGTTACTTATATGGGAAGGCAATACAACTCCAGTTAGATCTCAGGCTGAGACCTCGGGGATTGGGTGTAAGGGGATTTTTTCAGAGTGTCCCACTGGGGTGTCTTGTATTCAGCCAATCTTAGCTAACACACAGACTTGCAACagacagtatgcagttaaagACATTCTTTATTTGATCAACACGTATTGGGAAAGAGATAgaggattccaacttctctctgatACATCACATGAGCACAACAGATATACATTTTCGAAGATTCATTCTTCCCACCCAACCTTGTCATCCAAGCTGGacggtccaattacattaatacaccttctttactttggccaatagcattctaccttcCAGCAGATTGCCTAGTAACCTTATCTATGCAAATCCAGTACGTTCAAGGGTCACTCCTAACACCTACAGTCCTGGGAACGAGAAGGGAGCCATCTTTCTTGTCTGCTTTCTGTCCCCTGATCAGTGGAGGCTGAATACGTCTATTCGTTGCAGCTAGAAGCTGAATCCTTCTATTCATTTTCAAAAACCTTGGTAGCTTGTAGCTGCCTGGTCTGCCCCTGTTGATAAGCTTCTATGCTTCATTGTTTCAAAAGAATGTGGTCTAATTAAACTTATTTCCCATTTATACCAAGGGATAATTTGCTTGTTGGCCAAGgctcacaagaaaatacaaaaatacagtttaaatctataatacttgttcaaaaatgattatatGTGTGCTTATATAGACAATACCTTCGTACAGTATATAAGTAAGCACATTGTAATATCTtatatataaggcacactgtgctccctattttaaactaatctactttgttttaatagtcttcAATAGGTTTCTGTATCCCCTGCTACAATTGGGTACTATAGAAGGGCATGAAAAGGTACATAGGTTCAAAAATCAATTTCCTACTTTGAACCGAAATACAAGCAGTTCAGTTTTGGATCAGGTATAGATTCAGCCCCCAAGTAAGACAGAGATTTTACAGTTACCCTGATGAGCCTCGCctgcagtgtttttttttctggttaTAGTACTGTAAAaacgtttttttttaatttatgaaATGGTTTCAAATTATTTTAGGCAACATTACTTAAGTGTTGCTCAATAGTCTAACATATTCTAGTTTTAATAGTTCTTGGCTTCACTAGAACGAAACCTTTACCAATTAACATGTATAGTGCTGTCTGTACCATTAACACTAAAGCCTGTAGTTGAAATACTTTAATGCTATACTTACCCACTTATCAATGTTGCTTTTGCGAGAGATTTTGGAAACAGCAATGTAAAAtacaaatttttttaaattttaaacaggTGCCAAAACAAATGTGAGAGATTATAGTGGACGGTTCGcatcccactatctgaaagacaGTGAGGACTCTACTGACTGTTTAAATATCTCTTCACGTAAGCTTTTCTTATACCACTGGTGTTGGTGATAGCTGATTTGTATGCTATATATGCTGGTTGTCTGATTCATCTTCACAATATGCTGCCATTTAAAAAGGCAAGTTCTTCTTAAATTCCATATCATTGTATTGAACAGTATATTGACAGTGATGACTGCATTCAGATAAGTCAAAACATCTGAAAAATGAACTGCTTTTGCAATGTATTTTGTGAAAATCAATCCAGTCCCACTAGTTCAAAGCTAAAGCAACTTTTGTGATACAGATAAACGTGTAATTGGATTTCAAGTACTGGCAACAATTTACCCTTGAATTGTGCAAAAGATAAATTTGTTATATATGCTCTTCTGTTGATAACCACTTACCCGTGGTTTATGATAAATAAGACACCACAGAGTGCCACTGTAACTCAAGTATGACAGATTAAGACGGCAATGTTTGTGAGTTTATAAAACCTACAATAAGTGTAATTTATTTTCGTTAAAACCATCAGTCTTTTCCCCAGTGGCTGAGCTATAATAATGCATTGAATCGCTGAAAAAAGCATTCCTGAAGAACGATTAGTTAGTTGAGGCAAAAAACATGCATGCAAATTTACCTTGGGAAAGGTAAAGCATGGCTTCAGAAGAGGAGAGGTGTAAATTGGACTATGACACATATTCAATTTATACAGCATACAGGACAGGCATCTTCATTATGGGTGTACGTCTTGTGTTTAGAAGTATAAATATTTGTGCTTCTTCAGCACACTCTTGCAATTGTGAATGGCTGTGTGAATTGTATATTTTAGTTTTTGTATCTGTCACAAGTACATTTAGAATCCTTGCAATATCAAAATAGTCACAACCAAACTCAAACTGTTCCTCAGCTGGTGCTAACATACACATCCAGCAGGAGTCATTGAATTGTGATCAGGAAAGGGAACATTGACCAATGTTTTTTTAGCACAAGTTATTGCTGAAGCCAGCTAACTCTGGGGATCAAACACCAAACAAGGTATTGCTCTTCTGTCCAGCCTTCAACTTCCAGCTTGGTTTACTGATCATTGCCACATTCTCACTAAGACTGCAGAAAGAGTGAGAAAACAAATACTGGTGACCACAGGAATATGGGTATAAGATTTTTTAAAGGAGATGCCTCAGGGAAAAAAAAGAAATATTTGTATCTGTTATGTACTGTTTAAAATGAAGGTTGTCACTGGATGAGCTTACCCACAATTGACTCGGGTCAGCCTGTTTATACATGATGTGCACACTACATATGAAATGCATTGCATTATaattagaatctgcttcagcagaACAAAAACCTACATGGACTGGTTGGGTAGAataatctgtttctgtgctgcatattTTATGAGGTAGATTTGAATTAAAATGCCTCTTAATGATTAATGTTTGACTAGATGAACTTCTGTACTATTGGCTATCTTTGAAACTATGTTTTGCAATGTGAGGAAGTTTTTTAATTAAGACTGTGCGTCAGTCGTAGTTCAGTTAGTAGCACCCTTGCTTatgttgtgggttcaagacccagGCTGGGAACATAACACAGAAATTCAGCTGAcactgggagtgctgcactgctggaggtgctgtctttggagtaagatgttaaaccaaagaTGTTCTCAGGGAAAGTTCTTCCTGATGTCTTGAACAATAATTATCTCTTAACCAGCGTCtcttttaaaaacaaatctcGTCATTGTCACAGTGGTGTTTATGTAGTCTTGTCTGCCAAATATCAGTACACTCCAACATTGCACTTAATTGGTTGCAAAACACTTTAGGACATCCTAAGATTATGAAAAGTGCTGTATAAACGCAAGTGCTTCTTTCATTTTAAGAATAATGTTAACCTGAGCAGACTCATCAAATTATTTTCTGTGCATCCTAATTGTGTATTTTTAGTTCTATTTTGCATAAAATATGGTTTATGTTATTAAAGCCAGCTGAAATGGTAAACTGCAACAAGCTCGAACATTTTTACAACTCAACGTGATCTAGTACGCATATATTTTGCTGGAATGACAATGCATAGCTGTCAGTAAAGAATATGCTGATGATACTTGTATGTAATGCTTCAGACATTTTATTTTGACAGATGTAAATGCATGTTTCTATCAAGAGTCCACATTTGTAAGTTGTTCTAACAAAACTTGAATTGCTGCTAGATTATTTTTCTCCTATTGGTTTCTTGCTCAAAACCACATTGCATTTTCTCAGTTTGGTGTTTCACAGGTTTAGGATAAAGTTTAGTGCAAGAGTTCTTGAACAGTTTTGAcatggggagtgaggaggttttggtgggcttaaaagtggacaaatccccaAGTCTGGGTGAGGAGGAAattacaggggctctgacccaaatttttaattcctctctggccaaaggagaggtgccagaggactggaggacaactTATGTGGTTCCATTTTccaagaagggtggtagagataaaCTAGGGAATTataaccagtgagtctcacatcagtggtagagaaaccattgaagaaaattctgaaggagaaaattaatctccacttggagaggcaaggtttgatcaggaatTGTcaacatggcttcatcagagggaggtcatgccgaacAAAATTTGAATggatttttcgaggaggtgaccgGGGATGTTGATGAAGATAGtgtagttgatgtagtttatatggatttcagcaaaacctttggcaaggtcccacatggtgaaagtacatgggatccagggtaacaTGGCAAGATGAATCAAAAACTGGCTTAGTGGTTGGAAGCGAAGGatagtggtagaaggctgtttgtctgactggaggccggtgtctagtggtgtaccacaagggtcagtgctaggtcccttattgttcaagatatatataaatgatatagatgagaatgtggcgggggggtgtagttaaTAATGAGGAAGAAGGCCTTGTGTTGCAGGAAgattatagatgggttggtcagatagtcAGATCAGTGACAGgtggaacttaaccctgaaaaatgagaggtggtgcactttagaaggagtaacaagacaaaggcatattcaatgaatggcaggacactaggaaaaggaacagaaggatctgAGGGTGCTTGTCCACGGATCCCTGAGGGCAGCAGGGCAAATTAATAGGTAAATCAAGGAGGCATAtgcctttatcagtcatggcataggtTATGAGCAACGAggttttgttggagctgtacaaaactttggttaggccatagctggtatactgtgtgcagttctggttgcctcaatataggaaggatatgattgcactgagagagtgcagaggagatttgccatgatgttgtctgggatggagcatttcaactatgaagagaggctggataggctcagATTGATTTCTTCAGAGCAAAGAAGGGGGACCtgtttgaggtatataagattgaggggtatggacagggtggataggaagcagctgttctccttacttgaagggtcaataacgagggggcataattttaaagtgaaggacagaaggtttcgaggggatctgaggaaacattttttcacccagagaatggtgggagtctggaatgcactgcctgggagggtagtagaagCGGGAAACCTCATAACTCGTAAAAAATATGTGGATGAGCACCTGAAATGTCGTAAcactcaaggctatggaccaagtgctgaaaagcggggttagtgtagatttagtatagtcggtgcagacgtgatgaacCTAAGGGCAAAGCtattgcaatattttgttttaaaaaagattAAATAAAATGTTGGATATCTTGATATTATTGCAGATAGACTAGTTCCATATTGTTACAGACATGATCTGACTTTACACCCTCCAGTTGATTTGTGTGCACCCGCTTTCATTAGTTTTCAGCTGTGCCACAAAGTAGGACACTCCATTTTCCCATCAAAAAAAACTGGCTTTTCATCAGCTGCTGGAGGGAACCTCCTACAGATTCTTTCAAATATGGGCATTCGAAGCATTTCAAAATCTGAGCCTTGTCTCCATACAGCAGCATGATGTGCCATTTGTTGCCTTCTGAGTTATTTTTACCGAGATGCACAACGTGTAATAAAGTGTCCACTATTTATAATTGAGTATTCATGATGAGGGAGCAATTGAGTTATATTGTTAAACTTGCTAATCTGATCCGGTGTTAatattgactctcaaatgctgaTGGTGATGGGTAATAACAGTAAACCACATCTATTCTTGAACTTCAAATACATAAGTTACTAGTAGATCCTGGTAGATTCCAATTGTCAGGGACTGACTATTTTTCATCTCCCAAACCACAACATTGAAACGAGCAGTTATTACAGTAATGGAGGTATTTTATTGTCATGACTCAATGTGGCTATTACAATGCAACACTAAAACCCTTTCTTAAAAAAGCTGTTTACACTTTCACTGAAATCTCCAATTTTCTGGAGCCATTTCTTGGTTTTAAAATGGTTCTAACCAATTAAACTCTTCTAGTCAATTCAATACCATTTTCTAggctatttaatttttaaaaaatgtttcttgACCTAATTTTCCTTGCCTTACAAGTTCCACTGTCCATTTATAAGAGGGTATCTATTCCAAACTATTATCTTTTACTGAAAATTGGCTTCAAAAACCAATTCCCAGTCAGTCTAACAGTGTAACGGTTGACCTGGTCTCTCAATTGCTTTTCAATAATCTTCCAACATTCGTTCCTGAGCACAGATTCCTTGCTGGGGTAAAATTTCACGTGTAAACCATATCTCATCTATATATTATACCCCATTATGCATGTATGATCCTGGTAAGTGAATATTGGTAGGCTATTAACCACATGAACATCCCAACCTGACCTTGTTATCACCCAAATTGTATATTAACAAGAGGTCCCAATTTCGAAGGAGGCAACAGAAAAgttgtcatagaatcccataatagaattcctacagtgcaggaggaagccattcggcccgttgagcctgcaccgacaaaaatcccacctaggcccgatgccgtaacccctcatatttagccTGTTAATTCtcctaacacgaaggggcaagttagcatggccaatcgacctaacccgcacatcttttgagtgtgggagtaaatcggagtacccggaggaaacccatgcagaactccacacagtgacccacggttagaattgaacctgggtccctggcgctgtgaggcagcagtgctagtcactgtacCACCCAAATTTACTAAAATAATAATACAATTAAAGTAAAATGTAAATTTGATAATGGATATTTGTATATTGGACTGAAGAACATCTTCGGCAGTATAATAAAACTTTCTTCGACTGAAGGCAACTTAATTTTATGTTGAAGTTTTAGATATAGTCTGTTGCTCTTAACTTGCCATAAACTTAATTCTAGTTGATGGATAATTCAAATTTTGTAGTTAATATTTTTAAAGTCATGTGGCACTTAAATGTTTAATTTGATCGAATTTCAGCGGAGGATGCCATCAAAAATTGACTTAATTAGCAGGAATTTCCTTTCAATATGATGTTTAATTTAAAAAGAGTACATGCCTAATATTTGATTGTGTCCTAATACGATCTTTACTTTGTGGCAATCTTTTTTGAGTATTAATATTTGTGGTTTACTTTGAGTTACTACTATACAGCCAAGCAATAAGTTTGCTGCATCCACTTCTTTTATTGTTCGGGTGGTAACTGATCTCTTTTTTTTCTTGTAGAATTCCAGCAGTCCCGGGGAGAACGACGGAACAGAAAACTTGCTGGACTCTTCCTGCCAAAGAGCCATGGAAGCAGTAAAAAGAATTGGGGTTCAGTAGAGAACCTGACAATGGAAGACAAAGATGGTTCCATATTCCTGTCTGTGCCAACATCATACAAGGCTGTGCGCAAGTTCTCCAGATAAGGCACTTCACTAAACTAGAAAGTGTGACACAAATAAGTCAGCAGACCTGTTACAGTATTGTTTTTATGAACTACACATATTTTAACTTGTTAAATGAATACCAATGTTCAACAGCAAATTGATACTCATAAGCAAATTTACTTTAGGGCCCTCTTTTCCTACTGTACAATATTGCTACGTGTAGAAACCAGAGGAAATTCCTTACTAGTTTTTAATATATAATGGCAAGTTAATTGTTTTCACAAATGTGATGCTAGTTGCACACACTTTTGAGATTTTGTTCCTCCTCCTTcctatcataaggtcaggaatGACAAGAACCTTGTGCATAGGCGCGAAGGGTCATGATTAATGAACTTAATGGGGGAGGGGTGACGGGGCGTGCACGGAAGGTGGTTTTTGCATTGTGTGCCAAATTTAatatgttttctcttttggtggttCTAATAAGATTTGCTTCAGACCTGCCTTATTCGGGTCTATATTTTGGGTGGGACATGGATCAACATTTAACAACACTATTTCTttccttttatttatttgtgtcacaaataggcttacattaacactgcaatgaagttgccatgaaaatccctagtcgccacactctggtgccttttcgggtacactgagggagaatttagcacctaaccaacatgtcttttggactgtgggaggaaaccgaagtacccggaggaaacccgtgcaaactccacacagacagtgacccaagccaggaatcgaacctgggtccctggcactgtgaggcagcagtgctaaccactgtgctaccatgctgccccacctTAGTGCTCATAAGAATAAACATCCAGGCAGTTAATAGACACCAAAGCCCTTGCATTTGAGTAATATTAATATACACAATCCAGCCATTTTGGTACATCACAAGTGATGGATGCTCAATCAACACTCTGGTGCTCCACCCTTCCCTAAATCTATTTCCAGTATAGATCCCAGTGACCTAGTCATGAGCACATATTGAGTTTGTCTAGAAGATGATGATCTGGCTCCATTATACTGGCCTCTAAGGCAAACATGCTCAATATTCCTTCACACACAAGCATAGTCATTTGTGGAAGCACGTGCACCCATCGTGCCATTATGTTAACCAGAATCAATGAACTTGGGAAGAGAAGAAAACCAGAGTGGTGAAACCTGGGGCAGAATTTAAGTTCCCCGCCCACAGGTTTGCGGGTTAGGGGTCAGGTGAGTATAAAATTCCTTGGATGACCTTCCACCAGGCTTCTGCCCGCAGCCACCCCTCTGCAGTCTAGCCTCAATTTTCAGGATGGGAGGAGTTCAGCCCCATCACATCCCACCCCCGACAAGATCTAGCCCTGGGTTGTTTGCTTCCCATCCTGCCTCCCTGTCTGCCCTGAGATCCCTCCCCACACTTGCCTGGTTTTGACTCTtggaacttagaaacatagaaactaggagcaggaataggccatttggcccttcaaatcaGTCGTGTCCACTGTAGTTTCTGGTGCAGCTGGGGCGAGAGGGCAGTTGACTAATCAAACTGGCCAGCACATTCTTGAGACAGGACTGCCTCTAGAGTGAGAGGTGGAAGTCCCAATTCCAGTTAGTTAACACTAGGGAGTATTAAATGGCTGTGGGGCCGCCAGTATAGACAGGAATATGATCACTGTCAGCTCATCAGATGGCGTGAAAAGAAACCCCACAATTCTAAAACTCCTgcccaataaaaaaaaatccatgtcATTGACATATTGTGCTTCATTTAGAGAACAAAGATTTTTTGCTCTGTCTACTGACCCttctatgtagaattgtggttgACCAATTCATGAACAGTAAGCCCCGATATTCAAATACCAACAATTCTATGGCAGAATATGATTTTCAAATAGgccaaattatttaaatataacaTGAACACTAAAATGTATGTAAGCCCAATTACAGGCAGACATGAAGCAGGAGTACACTGGGCATTCCTCCTGTTAATGATAAAATAAATTTATAAGAATAATGAGAGTACATACTCATTATTGTCCATTTGCAAGCAAACTTGCAATAAAATTCATAATTATATCCTTTTTTTGTGAAGCGATAAAAATGTCACCTAATGAGAATGTGATGTAACCTAGTTCACACTAGAAATTTTATAGTCATGTTGAGGCTGTGCTTACACAAAGCTGCTGGTTTCATATGAGGTGGAATGTACAGTTGGTAAACAGGATTCTTATTGATTAATCTCATTGGAGCTATTCTACAACTGGTGCAAATTAAATGCTGTGTGGATAGTTTCTTGGAAAATGTGTTATACTACATGACTTTAGTGCTCTTTGCATCAGATCAGGCACTGACTCCAGTTGTAGCTCTTTAGTTCTACTTGTAACAGGTCTTCAGTGTGGAAATGACATGTGTATAACTGCAGCTTTAGAAAGTGAAGAGTAGTTTCTCAAAACTCCACTTTGCACTGCTTTACTTTGAATCTATGTTTTGCTACATTAATGCAGTCCCTGTGTTCTCGTGCATGGA comes from Mustelus asterias chromosome 20, sMusAst1.hap1.1, whole genome shotgun sequence and encodes:
- the LOC144508464 gene encoding uncharacterized protein LOC144508464 codes for the protein MVLLVSLNRETASSTPRSGAKTNVRDYSGRFASHYLKDSEDSTDCLNISSQFQQSRGERRNRKLAGLFLPKSHGSSKKNWGSVENLTMEDKDGSIFLSVPTSYKAVRKFSR